One window of Campylobacter sp. RM12651 genomic DNA carries:
- a CDS encoding M3 family oligoendopeptidase has product MEWNLSIIYKNKEELYKILKDLENQANDFALKYENNLKNEKEFENIISKLESIYNELSRAGAYAYLHFAKDSANGAFLQEISTICTNIESKLVFFEIEFCELENAQEIANNCKKYSYMLNNWLKAKKYQLSKSNEQVFMKMNINGKEAFSRLFDEYLSNITFKLDLKKISEEELLSKLYSPDRALRKRAADALTKGLKKNIKTLCFIFNMIKNNHLSECELRGYENPMQARNLSNQIEDESVKSLIKAAENNYHLVENYYNKKREILGLKELKDYDRYAPLYDDISNDWDFEKSCKVVKDTFNKFSPKFAELMQKALDNKALDVYPAKNKRSGAFSYGINPQPFVMLNHTNNRRDLFTLAHELGHLIHQSLAGENLGYFNANTPLTTAETASVFAEMLVYDAIKDTLSPKDKKALLASKIEDIFATFFRQINFTNYEIALHNHEGELSVDEFCDLWLAEGQKMFGSSVKLRKKYKYWFSYIPHFIHSPFYCYAYSYAQLLVLALFGLYKSGKCANFVELYTEFLASGGSRSPAELVGLFGLDLNSDEFWQLGINEIAKMVKEFCE; this is encoded by the coding sequence ATGGAATGGAATTTAAGCATAATTTATAAAAATAAAGAAGAATTGTATAAAATTTTAAAAGATTTAGAAAATCAAGCAAACGATTTTGCTTTAAAATACGAAAATAATTTAAAAAATGAAAAAGAATTTGAAAATATCATTTCAAAATTAGAAAGCATTTATAATGAGTTAAGCCGTGCCGGAGCTTATGCGTATTTACATTTTGCAAAAGATAGTGCAAATGGAGCGTTTTTACAAGAAATAAGCACAATTTGCACTAATATTGAAAGTAAATTGGTGTTTTTTGAAATTGAGTTTTGCGAATTAGAAAACGCACAAGAAATTGCAAATAATTGTAAAAAATATTCATATATGCTAAATAATTGGCTAAAAGCTAAAAAATATCAATTAAGCAAAAGCAACGAGCAAGTATTTATGAAAATGAATATAAATGGTAAAGAAGCATTTTCAAGATTATTTGATGAATACTTAAGTAATATTACCTTTAAACTTGACTTAAAAAAAATCAGCGAAGAAGAACTATTAAGCAAACTTTATAGCCCTGATAGAGCTTTAAGAAAAAGAGCAGCCGATGCACTTACAAAAGGACTTAAGAAAAATATAAAAACTCTATGCTTTATTTTTAATATGATTAAAAATAATCACTTAAGTGAATGCGAGCTAAGGGGCTATGAAAATCCTATGCAAGCAAGGAATTTGAGTAATCAAATTGAAGATGAAAGTGTAAAAAGCCTAATAAAAGCAGCCGAAAATAATTATCATTTAGTAGAAAATTATTACAATAAAAAGCGTGAAATTCTAGGTCTTAAAGAATTAAAAGACTATGATAGATACGCTCCACTTTATGATGATATTAGCAATGATTGGGATTTTGAGAAATCTTGTAAAGTTGTAAAAGATACTTTTAATAAATTTAGCCCAAAATTTGCTGAACTTATGCAAAAAGCACTTGATAATAAAGCTCTTGATGTATACCCTGCTAAAAATAAGCGTAGTGGAGCATTTAGCTATGGCATCAATCCTCAACCATTTGTAATGCTAAATCATACAAATAATAGAAGAGATTTATTCACTTTAGCACACGAATTAGGGCATTTAATCCATCAAAGTCTAGCAGGAGAAAATCTAGGGTATTTTAATGCAAATACTCCGCTAACTACAGCTGAAACTGCTAGTGTTTTTGCTGAAATGCTAGTTTATGACGCTATTAAAGATACGCTTAGTCCTAAGGATAAAAAAGCACTTTTAGCAAGTAAAATTGAAGATATATTCGCAACATTTTTTAGACAAATTAATTTTACAAATTACGAAATCGCTCTACATAATCACGAAGGCGAATTAAGTGTTGATGAGTTTTGCGACTTATGGCTAGCTGAAGGGCAAAAAATGTTTGGTAGTAGCGTAAAATTACGCAAAAAATACAAATATTGGTTTAGCTATATCCCACATTTTATCCATTCGCCGTTTTACTGCTACGCGTATTCTTACGCACAATTATTAGTTTTAGCATTATTTGGGCTTTATAAGAGTGGAAAATGTGCTAATTTCGTAGAGCTTTATACAGAATTTTTAGCAAGTGGTGGAAGTCGCTCTCCGGCTGAATTGGTAGGACTTTTTGGACTTGATTTAAATAGTGATGAGTTTTGGCAATTAGGAATTAATGAAATTGCTAAAATGGTTAAGGAATTTTGCGAATGA
- the sstT gene encoding serine/threonine transporter SstT, producing MSVLSSMIKRYKSTNLIIKIMIGIVVGVFVGICIPSFTDYTSLLGDFFIGALKAIAPILVFILVLSAISTREYGNGTKKIKQVIILYLIGTFLASVCGVVASFLFPTKLILEIPNNIDLTPPSSVAMVFKDLLFKMIENPVSALANGNYIGILTWAIAAGIALKTCSKEVKKVFIDINEGTIKIVAFIVRLAPIGIFGLVSTSVAKTGVETLADYVLLLLVLVGTMLFVTFIINPLIVFVVTKKNPYPLVWVCIKHSAIYAFFTRSSAANIPVNMALCSKINVDKELYGVSIPLGATINMAGAAVTISVLALAAVHTLGLNITFTNAILLSFLAAFAACGASGVAGGSLLLVPLACSLFGINDDIAMQVVGVGFIIGVIQDSVETALNSSTDVLFSAICSDTKIDLSRV from the coding sequence ATGAGCGTCTTAAGTTCAATGATTAAAAGATATAAAAGTACTAATTTAATTATAAAAATTATGATTGGTATTGTTGTAGGTGTTTTTGTTGGAATTTGTATTCCTAGTTTTACTGATTATACTTCTTTATTAGGAGATTTTTTTATAGGTGCTCTAAAAGCAATTGCTCCGATATTAGTATTTATTTTAGTTCTTAGTGCAATCTCTACTAGAGAATATGGAAATGGAACTAAAAAAATAAAACAAGTAATAATTTTATATTTAATAGGAACTTTCCTAGCTTCTGTTTGTGGTGTTGTTGCTAGCTTTTTATTTCCTACAAAACTTATATTAGAAATACCAAATAATATTGATTTAACCCCGCCAAGTAGTGTTGCTATGGTATTTAAAGATTTATTATTTAAAATGATAGAAAATCCAGTAAGTGCATTAGCTAATGGAAATTATATTGGAATTTTAACTTGGGCTATAGCTGCTGGAATTGCACTTAAAACTTGCTCAAAAGAAGTAAAAAAAGTATTTATAGATATTAATGAAGGCACTATTAAAATTGTTGCTTTCATAGTTCGTCTAGCTCCTATTGGTATTTTTGGTCTAGTAAGCACAAGTGTTGCTAAAACTGGTGTAGAAACTTTAGCTGATTATGTTTTATTACTATTAGTATTAGTTGGGACTATGCTATTTGTAACATTTATAATCAATCCATTAATAGTATTTGTAGTTACTAAGAAAAATCCTTATCCATTAGTTTGGGTTTGTATAAAACACTCTGCAATTTATGCGTTTTTTACAAGAAGTTCAGCTGCAAATATTCCTGTAAATATGGCACTATGTTCAAAAATTAATGTTGATAAAGAATTATATGGAGTATCAATTCCACTAGGTGCTACAATTAATATGGCTGGAGCTGCTGTTACTATTTCTGTTTTAGCACTTGCTGCAGTTCATACATTAGGACTTAATATTACTTTTACAAACGCTATACTACTTAGCTTTTTAGCTGCATTTGCTGCTTGTGGAGCTAGTGGGGTTGCTGGTGGCTCACTTTTACTTGTTCCTTTAGCGTGTTCGTTATTTGGGATAAATGATGATATTGCTATGCAAGTAGTTGGGGTTGGCTTTATAATTGGAGTTATTCAAGATAGCGTTGAGACTGCTTTAAATAGCTCTACTGATGTGCTATTTTCTGCAATTTGTTCTGATACTAAAATAGATTTAAGTAGGGTATAA
- a CDS encoding TrkA C-terminal domain-containing protein: protein MKKILVLAKVCVANHFLKELAKFKDSTKEYIIVCQDDINFKHSFTHIKIDPTNAARLKNYVNNNLELVYLLFDNDLDTRLAYDAIRFIDKRVRIVVLSNNKEYENDSFCTLINQEEMTTNHLIDILPNMPMIARDIGLGIGEIMQVFVPVGSIYANKHINAIAQEFYKIALIYRDNEIILPKPDTQILANDELVLVGDPNILNLMFSRIKGQVGQFPSPYGDSICVVIDMKIDENIDNLINTALLLHAKSNSSRLIFYVVNPTINKDLEKLKKLKRKTIIVHIKYEDISVNNVVLEFCNMYSGLFITSKEIFKKNIATFYDSSMPVLKIGTIDFAKLNTIACIGSGSLRVENLTSTLLDISLILNLNAKMMYFDNANPVSDDLIEHINMQSQFFNKNLELVEYKSKNPLLELKFNPYIIHCLGFEKHIIKTNTLKYLSNDFSKLYEILDDNYQLFIPIV from the coding sequence ATGAAAAAAATATTAGTTTTAGCTAAGGTTTGTGTTGCAAATCACTTCTTAAAAGAACTTGCAAAGTTTAAGGATAGCACAAAAGAATATATAATCGTTTGCCAAGATGATATTAATTTTAAGCATAGTTTTACTCATATTAAAATTGACCCTACAAATGCTGCAAGACTTAAAAATTATGTAAATAATAATCTTGAACTTGTATATTTATTATTTGATAATGATTTAGATACAAGGCTTGCTTATGATGCTATAAGATTTATTGATAAAAGAGTAAGAATTGTAGTATTATCAAACAATAAAGAATACGAAAATGATAGCTTTTGCACCCTTATTAATCAAGAAGAAATGACTACAAATCATTTAATAGATATTTTGCCAAATATGCCAATGATAGCAAGAGATATTGGTCTTGGAATTGGCGAGATTATGCAAGTATTTGTTCCTGTTGGCTCAATTTATGCAAACAAACATATAAATGCAATTGCGCAAGAATTTTATAAAATCGCATTAATTTATAGAGATAATGAAATAATTTTACCAAAACCTGACACTCAAATTCTAGCAAATGATGAGCTAGTTTTAGTAGGTGATCCAAATATTTTAAATCTAATGTTTTCAAGGATTAAAGGTCAGGTAGGACAATTTCCTAGCCCTTATGGAGATAGTATTTGCGTTGTAATTGATATGAAAATTGATGAAAATATAGACAATTTAATCAATACAGCACTTTTATTACACGCTAAATCTAATAGTTCAAGACTAATTTTTTATGTAGTAAATCCTACAATAAATAAAGACCTAGAAAAATTAAAGAAATTAAAAAGAAAGACAATAATAGTCCATATTAAATATGAAGATATATCGGTAAATAATGTAGTTTTAGAGTTTTGTAATATGTATTCTGGACTATTTATTACAAGTAAAGAAATTTTTAAAAAAAATATAGCAACTTTTTATGATAGTTCTATGCCTGTTTTAAAAATAGGAACAATAGATTTTGCAAAGCTAAATACTATAGCTTGCATAGGTTCAGGCTCTCTTAGAGTGGAGAATTTAACATCTACTTTATTAGATATTTCTTTAATACTTAATTTAAATGCAAAAATGATGTATTTTGATAATGCAAATCCTGTAAGTGATGATTTGATAGAACATATAAATATGCAATCACAATTTTTTAATAAGAATTTAGAATTAGTAGAATACAAAAGCAAAAACCCATTATTAGAGTTAAAATTTAATCCATACATAATACATTGTTTAGGATTTGAAAAGCATATAATCAAAACGAATACTTTAAAATATTTATCTAATGATTTTTCAAAACTTTACGAAATACTAGATGATAATTATCAATTATTCATACCAATAGTTTAA
- a CDS encoding ATP-dependent helicase — protein sequence MNYLDRLNPAQKQAATFVDGSLLILAGAGTGKTQTMISRLVYLISEVGISPESILSLTFTNKAAASMKERAIKMLNEIGYSNNLPILSTFHSFGMEFLSEYIELLDGRRRKNYRLIDTDDKKAMIKEFVLEKIRKTDINFLSKDKKDKEILKDEKEFLRNKTNEAMAYIDRVKNTLEFELENENHEIYLDYEKALEYNNLIDFDDLIILPHDILKNNPTTATKISNQYSYIMVDEYQDTNLAQLKLLKLLCKAHQNIVVVGDDDQSIYSFRHARIQNILGFSDDFQDAKIIKLEENYRSTKTILNHANSLIANNKTRYGKELFTNNEFDIDITKLENYYEVIYEIKSLIEKGVKHNEICVLYRMNMSGNFIEPRLISENIPYKVIGSVPFFERAEIKLLINYLRLYVDFNDNLAFKKIINMPKRKFGEKALEKLENLSKKPSLFESLKDNLDSFKNIEIKEFIELYTTTQDKFALFLNKLASLEVHNLFDNPKSRAENCSVFFDIIKRECGFNADIAKLTNFLNKIILQEQIIKENNNAINLMTIHASKGLEFEYVFLIDCDGGKMPCTFMGIFDIEEERRLAYVAMTRAKHKFYLQYDYTNPSIFVNEIMYKNTSNTTINNSTNEFKVGNAVNHKLFGSGKILAIEGNLISVNFQGKIRKLNKDFLSLA from the coding sequence ATGAATTATTTAGATAGACTAAATCCTGCTCAAAAACAAGCCGCTACATTTGTAGATGGAAGTTTATTAATCTTAGCTGGTGCTGGAACTGGCAAAACCCAAACAATGATTAGCAGATTAGTCTATTTAATAAGTGAAGTTGGAATTAGCCCTGAATCAATTTTAAGCCTTACATTTACAAATAAAGCCGCAGCTTCAATGAAAGAAAGAGCTATAAAAATGCTAAATGAAATAGGCTATAGTAATAATTTACCAATTTTAAGCACATTTCATAGCTTTGGAATGGAGTTTTTAAGTGAATATATAGAATTATTAGATGGAAGAAGAAGGAAAAATTATAGACTAATTGATACTGATGATAAAAAGGCTATGATTAAAGAATTTGTTTTAGAAAAAATTAGAAAAACTGATATAAATTTTTTAAGTAAGGATAAAAAAGATAAAGAAATCTTAAAAGATGAAAAAGAGTTTTTAAGAAATAAAACCAACGAAGCTATGGCTTATATAGATAGGGTTAAAAATACCTTAGAATTTGAATTAGAAAATGAAAATCACGAAATATATTTAGATTATGAAAAAGCTTTAGAATACAATAATTTAATAGATTTTGATGATTTAATAATTCTGCCACACGATATTTTAAAAAACAATCCAACAACAGCTACAAAAATTAGCAATCAATATTCATACATAATGGTAGATGAGTATCAAGATACTAATTTAGCTCAATTAAAATTATTAAAATTATTATGTAAAGCCCATCAAAATATCGTTGTAGTTGGAGATGATGATCAAAGTATTTACTCATTTCGCCACGCAAGAATACAAAATATATTAGGATTTTCTGATGATTTTCAAGACGCAAAAATCATTAAATTAGAAGAAAATTATAGAAGCACAAAAACCATATTAAATCACGCAAATAGCTTAATAGCAAACAATAAAACAAGATATGGAAAAGAGCTATTTACAAATAATGAATTTGATATAGATATTACTAAATTAGAAAATTATTATGAAGTAATTTACGAGATTAAAAGTCTTATAGAAAAAGGTGTCAAGCACAATGAAATCTGTGTTTTATATAGAATGAATATGAGCGGAAATTTCATTGAACCTAGATTAATTAGTGAGAATATACCTTATAAAGTTATTGGTTCTGTTCCGTTTTTTGAAAGAGCGGAAATTAAATTACTCATAAATTATCTAAGACTTTATGTGGATTTTAACGATAACTTGGCCTTTAAAAAAATCATCAATATGCCTAAAAGAAAATTTGGTGAAAAAGCCTTAGAAAAATTAGAGAATTTATCTAAAAAACCATCTTTATTTGAAAGTTTAAAAGATAATTTAGATAGTTTTAAAAATATTGAAATTAAAGAATTTATAGAGCTTTATACTACAACTCAAGATAAATTCGCTTTATTTTTAAATAAATTAGCTTCTCTTGAAGTTCATAATTTATTTGATAATCCAAAATCAAGAGCTGAAAACTGCTCGGTATTTTTTGATATTATCAAAAGAGAATGCGGCTTTAATGCTGATATTGCTAAGCTTACTAATTTTTTAAATAAAATCATCTTACAAGAGCAAATAATAAAAGAAAATAATAACGCAATTAATCTTATGACTATTCACGCTAGTAAAGGATTAGAATTTGAATATGTATTTTTAATTGATTGTGATGGTGGCAAAATGCCTTGCACTTTTATGGGTATTTTTGATATTGAAGAAGAGCGAAGATTAGCTTATGTAGCGATGACAAGGGCAAAACATAAATTCTATTTACAATATGATTATACAAATCCAAGTATTTTTGTAAATGAAATTATGTATAAAAATACTAGCAATACTACTATAAATAATTCTACTAATGAATTTAAAGTAGGAAATGCAGTAAATCATAAATTATTTGGTAGTGGAAAAATACTTGCCATTGAAGGCAATTTAATTAGCGTAAATTTTCAAGGAAAAATTAGAAAGCTCAATAAAGACTTTCTAAGTTTAGCTTAA
- a CDS encoding tRNA guanosine(34) transglycosylase Tgt gives MKFDLYSTDNNARLGKVSTAHGEFNTPCFMPVGTQGCVKALDATDMQGLGAKIILANTYHTYLRPGADLIARHGGLHNFTKFNGSFLTDSGGFQAFSLSKNTKHSDDGITFKSHIDGSLHHFTPASVLKTEYLLNSDICMVLDDLCALPASEERIKASLKRTIYWAKLSLEMKKEFQNTDEITLLQKYSKELYKSEFKKLYTNELKREQNIFAIVQGGTNHTLRSECLKGILDAENEYYFDGLAIGGLSVGEPNELMYETVEKLAPQMPQNRPRYLMGVGTPLDLVENVARGVDMFDCVMPTRNARNGTLFTSFGKINIKASFMKDDNEPIDKNCSCYTCRNYSRAYVHHLFKAGEITFFRLASLHNLHYYLNLMSEIRENIANKTFANFYKNFKEIYK, from the coding sequence ATGAAATTTGATTTATATTCAACAGATAATAATGCTAGGCTTGGTAAAGTAAGCACAGCTCACGGGGAATTTAATACTCCTTGTTTTATGCCAGTAGGAACTCAAGGCTGCGTAAAAGCCCTAGATGCAACTGATATGCAAGGACTAGGAGCAAAAATAATCCTAGCAAATACTTATCATACTTATTTAAGACCAGGTGCTGATTTGATAGCTAGACACGGCGGGCTACATAATTTTACTAAATTTAATGGAAGCTTTCTAACTGATAGTGGTGGATTTCAAGCTTTTTCACTAAGTAAAAATACAAAACATAGTGATGATGGAATTACCTTTAAAAGCCACATTGATGGGAGCTTACATCATTTTACACCTGCAAGTGTTTTAAAAACGGAGTATTTATTAAATAGTGATATTTGTATGGTTTTAGATGATTTATGTGCTTTACCTGCTAGTGAAGAAAGAATTAAAGCAAGTCTTAAACGCACTATTTATTGGGCTAAACTCTCGCTTGAGATGAAAAAAGAATTTCAAAATACAGATGAAATTACCTTGCTTCAAAAATACTCAAAAGAGCTTTATAAAAGCGAGTTTAAAAAGCTTTATACAAATGAATTAAAAAGAGAGCAAAATATCTTTGCTATCGTTCAAGGTGGGACTAATCATACGCTAAGAAGTGAGTGTTTAAAAGGTATTTTAGATGCTGAAAATGAATATTATTTTGATGGACTTGCAATTGGTGGGTTAAGCGTTGGAGAGCCAAATGAATTAATGTATGAAACGGTAGAAAAACTAGCCCCACAAATGCCACAAAATCGCCCAAGATATTTAATGGGGGTTGGAACTCCGCTTGATTTGGTAGAAAATGTCGCTCGTGGGGTTGATATGTTTGATTGTGTTATGCCTACTAGAAATGCTAGAAATGGCACATTATTTACAAGTTTTGGCAAAATAAATATAAAGGCTAGTTTTATGAAAGATGATAATGAGCCAATTGATAAAAACTGCTCTTGTTATACTTGTAGAAATTACAGCCGTGCTTATGTTCATCATTTGTTTAAAGCTGGAGAGATTACATTTTTTCGCTTAGCAAGTCTTCATAATTTGCATTATTATTTAAATTTAATGAGTGAGATTAGAGAAAATATAGCTAATAAAACTTTTGCTAATTTTTATAAGAATTTTAAAGAGATTTATAAATAA
- the gdhA gene encoding NADP-specific glutamate dehydrogenase, giving the protein MSAKSYVNETLELIKTYSSRQPIFLQCATEVLKSVTPLLESNKQYEQHAVLQRLVMPERTIIFRVVYIDDSGKAQTHFGYRVQFSSALGPYKGGLRFHPTVNLDILKFLAFEQIFKNSLTGLYIGGGKGGANFDPKGKSDAEIMRFCQAFMSELSKHIGYSTDVPAGDIGVGARELGYMFGAYKKITSKFDGTLTGKKISWGGSLVRKEATGYGTVYFSKELLKEKGEGFEGKTCVVSGSGNVAIYTIEKLYEYGAKVVAVSDSDGYVYDKDGIDLDLLKEIKENLRLRVSDYANRKKGAVFVSKVNYEKGTNGIWSIPCDYAFPCATQNELSLIDAKNLYKNGCKLIAEGANMPCTLDAQKFILENKIYYAPAKAANAGGVATSALEMQQNANMTSWTFNEVDEKLHKIMKDIYARTANTAKEFGFEHNLLAGANIAGFKKVADAMIDQGYI; this is encoded by the coding sequence ATGAGTGCAAAATCTTATGTAAATGAAACACTTGAATTAATCAAAACTTATTCATCTAGACAACCTATATTCTTACAATGTGCAACTGAAGTTTTAAAATCAGTTACACCATTACTAGAAAGCAACAAGCAATACGAACAACACGCAGTATTACAAAGACTAGTAATGCCAGAAAGAACAATTATTTTTAGAGTTGTATATATTGATGATAGCGGTAAAGCTCAAACACATTTTGGCTACAGAGTTCAATTTTCTAGTGCTCTTGGACCTTATAAAGGTGGTTTAAGATTTCACCCTACAGTAAATCTTGACATTTTAAAATTCTTAGCATTTGAGCAAATCTTTAAAAACTCTTTAACAGGACTTTATATAGGCGGCGGTAAAGGTGGGGCTAATTTTGACCCTAAAGGCAAAAGCGATGCTGAAATAATGAGATTTTGCCAAGCATTTATGAGCGAACTTAGCAAACACATAGGCTATTCAACCGATGTTCCTGCTGGAGATATTGGTGTTGGTGCTAGAGAGCTTGGATATATGTTTGGAGCTTATAAAAAAATTACTTCTAAATTTGATGGAACTTTAACAGGTAAAAAAATTAGCTGGGGTGGTTCATTAGTTAGAAAAGAAGCTACAGGATATGGAACGGTTTATTTCTCAAAAGAATTGCTAAAAGAAAAAGGCGAAGGCTTTGAAGGAAAAACTTGCGTAGTTTCAGGTAGTGGAAATGTGGCTATTTATACTATTGAAAAACTTTATGAATACGGAGCAAAAGTTGTTGCAGTAAGCGATAGCGATGGCTATGTTTATGATAAAGATGGAATTGACTTAGACCTTTTAAAAGAAATTAAAGAAAACTTAAGACTTCGTGTAAGTGATTATGCTAACCGCAAAAAAGGTGCAGTTTTTGTATCTAAAGTAAATTATGAAAAAGGAACAAACGGAATTTGGAGTATTCCTTGTGATTATGCTTTCCCTTGTGCAACACAAAACGAACTTAGCTTAATAGATGCGAAAAACTTATATAAAAATGGCTGTAAATTAATCGCTGAAGGTGCTAATATGCCTTGCACACTTGATGCACAAAAATTTATTTTAGAAAACAAAATATATTATGCACCAGCAAAAGCAGCAAATGCTGGTGGTGTAGCTACAAGTGCGCTTGAAATGCAACAAAATGCAAATATGACTTCTTGGACATTTAACGAAGTTGATGAAAAATTACATAAGATTATGAAAGATATTTACGCTAGAACTGCAAATACTGCTAAAGAATTTGGATTTGAACACAATTTATTAGCAGGAGCAAATATTGCAGGCTTTAAAAAAGTTGCAGATGCTATGATAGACCAAGGCTATATTTAA